One genomic window of Vibrio rhizosphaerae includes the following:
- a CDS encoding CurL C-terminal domain-containing protein produces the protein MTESELSKSKPSEIAIIAAIQSSKAPLRPSHFHNDSKPFLFDTNASTDIKSNKNHNTTSLDTNFFETIYQPELYLDEQVKCYLEMIWQLLESAGVTRDVINKNNSDNIVVYINQEPNFAIDTTFSDTRLSNYQEYQTIYESITNHLSKLLGLPSSCFLNERALPTSIHSFGELSHYLLVGDTQIAIILGVPLSKTSNQLQLSTMPPDATPWGVLLGKDPRSSQHHELPILAMVSPDSERPNKFNNYSSHILSPVEIPATAPELNHPELIVLSANTSQALQIKAAELFNHILDFIPLEKINNASSMLTNSGTLSLQDLAYTLQCGREAMGYRLAMVVNRLDELLFGLAQFLTNEGEATPPVQNVLNRVQPQVPVNLYRGHPNRNNQFQNLFSGSSGETMLNTLIETGELSNLALYWSQGGDISWTRIKRSVIPNKIHLPVYPFYQPSTHTQQNAEENTALSSSITISGIESDLTTIWQELLGRPKIGRHQNFFEIGGDSQLGMHMLSIIRGTIGADLPLNCLYEAQTIAKMSEQIVLTLALSSSEYSQDDEYEEGFIV, from the coding sequence ATGACTGAATCGGAATTAAGTAAGAGCAAACCGTCAGAGATTGCCATTATCGCTGCTATCCAATCCTCAAAAGCACCTTTAAGACCAAGCCATTTTCACAACGATAGCAAGCCATTCTTATTTGATACAAACGCTTCAACTGATATTAAGTCGAATAAAAATCACAACACTACGTCTCTGGATACGAATTTTTTTGAGACGATTTATCAACCAGAATTATACCTTGATGAGCAGGTTAAATGTTATCTAGAAATGATCTGGCAGCTACTTGAATCAGCAGGCGTCACAAGAGACGTTATTAATAAAAACAATAGTGACAACATTGTCGTTTATATCAATCAAGAACCAAATTTTGCGATAGATACAACCTTTAGTGACACTAGACTCAGTAATTATCAGGAATATCAAACAATATATGAAAGCATCACCAACCATCTCTCCAAATTATTGGGTTTACCCTCTTCCTGTTTTTTAAACGAACGAGCTTTACCTACCTCTATCCATTCATTTGGTGAGTTATCCCATTATTTATTGGTTGGAGATACTCAGATTGCTATAATACTTGGCGTCCCCTTATCTAAAACATCCAATCAATTACAATTGAGTACAATGCCCCCGGATGCAACACCTTGGGGCGTCTTACTTGGTAAGGATCCCAGAAGCAGCCAGCATCATGAACTCCCTATTTTGGCTATGGTGTCACCTGATTCTGAAAGACCTAATAAATTCAATAATTATTCCTCTCATATCCTGTCTCCAGTAGAAATACCAGCCACAGCCCCCGAGCTGAACCACCCTGAACTTATTGTTCTATCAGCCAACACATCTCAAGCACTACAAATAAAAGCTGCCGAACTATTCAATCATATCCTTGATTTTATTCCCCTTGAAAAGATCAATAATGCCAGTTCAATGCTCACGAACTCCGGAACGCTGTCCTTACAAGATCTAGCTTATACTCTGCAATGTGGTAGAGAGGCGATGGGCTATAGATTAGCAATGGTTGTCAACCGCTTAGATGAACTTCTCTTCGGTCTCGCTCAATTTCTCACAAACGAGGGAGAGGCCACCCCCCCCGTGCAAAATGTATTAAATAGGGTTCAACCTCAAGTGCCAGTGAATCTCTATCGTGGTCATCCAAATCGTAACAACCAATTTCAAAACCTTTTCTCCGGTAGTAGTGGGGAAACGATGCTCAACACGCTCATTGAAACAGGAGAACTCAGTAATCTCGCGTTATATTGGAGCCAAGGCGGTGATATTTCATGGACAAGAATAAAAAGATCGGTCATACCGAATAAAATTCACCTGCCTGTTTATCCTTTTTATCAGCCATCCACACATACACAGCAAAATGCCGAAGAAAATACCGCCTTGTCTTCGAGTATCACCATCAGTGGCATCGAATCCGACTTAACCACTATCTGGCAAGAGCTCTTAGGGAGACCGAAAATAGGGCGACATCAAAACTTTTTTGAAATCGGCGGGGATTCACAGTTAGGAATGCATATGCTCTCCATTATACGTGGCACCATAGGCGCTGATTTACCACTCAACTGTCTCTATGAAGCACAAACCATTGCCAAGATGAGTGAACAAATCGTACTCACTCTTGCGCTCTCATCATCCGAATACTCTCAAGACGACGAATATGAAGAAGGCTTCATCGTCTAG
- a CDS encoding condensation domain-containing protein, whose amino-acid sequence MESIPHLIFNFQNRGIALTLKDGALAYRAPKGTLTNQDKTTLSEHRDEIITYLSALETQLETPVTFEESTEIEPSALQKLWWFWYGVPERQLEQERLPLIKPYRNTSKARVEAAIRQLISRHNILRASFYEDDGYLKITLNDAGSFPIEYQTYTPTGSELETEKELKELAKAFSEKQLPLNGQWLLRAKIVSLSKEDFLLLFVFNHIIVDAGSIVLIMSELDTLISNALPQTLPPAIQFTDYVIWEKQWLNSADRQPLFNYWNQRLQNLSPLKAPVSKEILSWQSGTKVDYKFIIKGYFLQQIRAYAVAHKTSLFNVFLTTFALALSRWSGISKFPIRCVGNLRTAPSVTPIIGYLVCSDLVEVDIPSDYDFESILKYNEIEYHSAIKLRIPTMLRVPLPSGTTGQGVEDPRHIATGINMFIIRQSDAKQTSETETYEWPPKVTRSSGEPWPILLPSIYFRLLDFGDSIDVSLELNDEQLSAQEQQALLDTFFATTAEFLFQ is encoded by the coding sequence ATGGAAAGTATTCCCCATTTAATTTTCAATTTCCAAAATAGAGGAATAGCCTTAACGCTGAAGGATGGTGCGCTCGCTTATAGAGCGCCAAAAGGCACCCTCACAAATCAAGATAAAACCACGCTCAGTGAACACCGAGATGAGATCATCACTTATTTATCAGCGCTAGAAACTCAACTTGAAACACCTGTGACTTTTGAAGAATCGACCGAAATAGAACCCTCCGCGTTACAGAAACTTTGGTGGTTTTGGTATGGCGTACCAGAACGTCAGCTAGAACAGGAACGACTTCCATTAATTAAGCCTTATCGGAATACCAGCAAAGCCAGAGTCGAAGCTGCAATTAGACAACTCATCTCCCGACATAACATACTTAGAGCATCATTTTATGAGGATGACGGTTATTTAAAGATCACCTTAAATGATGCGGGTTCGTTTCCGATTGAATATCAGACCTATACACCCACAGGCTCAGAACTGGAAACGGAAAAAGAACTGAAAGAATTAGCAAAAGCATTTTCAGAAAAGCAACTTCCACTCAATGGTCAGTGGCTGCTCCGAGCCAAAATTGTGAGCCTTTCCAAAGAAGACTTTTTGTTATTGTTCGTTTTCAATCATATCATTGTCGATGCAGGATCAATCGTATTAATTATGTCTGAATTGGATACTCTGATTTCCAACGCTCTTCCACAAACACTCCCGCCTGCCATACAGTTTACTGATTATGTCATATGGGAAAAACAATGGCTGAACAGCGCAGACCGACAGCCCTTATTCAATTACTGGAATCAGCGTCTGCAAAATTTATCGCCACTGAAAGCCCCAGTTAGCAAGGAAATTCTCAGTTGGCAATCTGGCACGAAAGTAGACTATAAATTTATCATAAAAGGCTACTTTCTACAGCAAATCAGAGCATATGCTGTTGCACACAAAACCTCATTATTTAATGTATTTCTTACCACTTTTGCACTTGCTCTGTCTCGGTGGTCTGGTATTTCAAAATTTCCGATCCGTTGTGTGGGGAATTTACGTACTGCCCCCTCAGTCACTCCCATCATCGGTTATCTTGTTTGCAGTGACCTTGTAGAAGTTGACATACCATCCGATTACGATTTCGAATCCATACTGAAATACAATGAGATTGAATACCACAGTGCTATAAAACTCAGAATTCCTACCATGCTGAGAGTTCCGTTACCAAGTGGTACCACAGGACAAGGCGTTGAAGATCCAAGACATATTGCAACAGGGATAAATATGTTCATTATTCGCCAATCCGACGCGAAACAAACGTCTGAGACGGAAACATATGAATGGCCACCCAAAGTAACGCGTTCCTCAGGGGAACCTTGGCCTATCCTTTTGCCATCGATTTATTTCCGACTGCTCGATTTTGGCGATTCAATCGATGTTTCTCTAGAGCTCAATGATGAACAGTTATCCGCTCAAGAACAACAAGCTTTGCTCGATACGTTTTTCGCAACAACAGCAGAATTTTTGTTTCAATAA
- a CDS encoding NADPH:quinone oxidoreductase family protein: MRALLSKTTGGPDSLELCEVPDPELAPNEVLIKVRSCAINYPDILIIQDLYQDKPQRPFIPGSEIAGIVEAIGTQVKTLQIGDHVFAATGNQGGLAEKITLSEKDCYLFPHEQSFEEASSLLLTYATAYYTLKNLADLQAGETLLVLGAAGGVGLAAVELGKVMGAHVIAVASSEEKLSLAYRYGAHAGIIGPEDISTQEASKYFKNQLQATCGQHLPNVIVDPVGGCYCEPALRTIAHRGRYLVIGFTAGIPKIPMNLILLKACQVFGVLWGKFVNDETVSNRKNVQELITLWQAGKIKPFISETFPLAQSGTAMKRLQDRKVMGKVVVTMESID; the protein is encoded by the coding sequence ATGAGAGCTTTACTAAGTAAAACAACGGGAGGACCAGACAGCCTTGAACTGTGTGAAGTGCCAGACCCCGAATTGGCGCCGAATGAAGTGCTGATCAAGGTTAGATCTTGTGCAATCAATTACCCGGATATCTTGATTATTCAAGATTTATATCAGGATAAACCACAACGCCCCTTCATTCCAGGCTCTGAAATAGCAGGCATTGTCGAAGCGATAGGTACCCAAGTTAAAACTTTGCAAATCGGTGACCATGTATTTGCGGCCACAGGTAATCAAGGTGGCCTCGCAGAGAAAATTACATTAAGCGAAAAAGACTGTTATTTGTTTCCTCATGAACAGTCTTTTGAAGAAGCTTCGAGTCTACTGCTCACTTATGCAACAGCCTATTACACTTTAAAGAACCTTGCTGATCTCCAAGCAGGGGAAACACTCCTAGTCCTTGGCGCAGCAGGAGGCGTTGGGCTTGCTGCTGTAGAGCTAGGTAAGGTCATGGGAGCGCATGTTATTGCTGTCGCCTCTTCAGAAGAAAAGCTCTCTCTGGCTTATCGCTATGGGGCACATGCTGGGATCATCGGTCCAGAAGATATATCAACTCAAGAAGCATCAAAGTATTTTAAAAATCAACTTCAGGCCACCTGCGGTCAACACCTTCCAAATGTCATCGTTGATCCTGTTGGTGGTTGCTATTGCGAGCCAGCATTACGGACTATAGCTCATCGAGGACGCTACTTAGTGATAGGATTTACAGCCGGTATTCCTAAAATCCCAATGAATCTGATTCTACTCAAAGCTTGCCAAGTATTTGGTGTCCTTTGGGGGAAATTTGTTAACGATGAAACAGTATCCAATCGTAAAAATGTGCAAGAACTCATCACACTTTGGCAAGCAGGTAAGATTAAACCCTTCATTTCAGAGACTTTCCCTCTGGCTCAGTCAGGAACAGCTATGAAACGCTTACAGGATCGTAAGGTCATGGGCAAAGTTGTTGTCACAATGGAATCTATAGATTAA
- a CDS encoding HEPN domain-containing protein: MKKTLDHLPERKQQDIHTIATILRDVVDEYVAGRSGKKAGFKIHKIILFGSYAKGNWVNDPANGYVSDYDVLVIVNRFELVEEFTLWSLAEDRISRRIPKTPLGLIVHTLGEVNQWLHDGHYFFRDIREQGIELYSADGRELALPGDLTAEESQQIAQNHFDRWFKSVLDCLNVFQIIFKNPQFELAKAAFELHQATERLLACTLLVCTNYLPKTHDLEKLRAFCAGQDERFARLFPADNQFRRRSFHRLKRAYVDARYSEHYEITVEELDYLAEEVEKLKMLTEEVCRGRIGENIESQREK; this comes from the coding sequence ATGAAAAAGACACTTGACCATCTTCCCGAGCGGAAACAACAAGATATTCACACCATTGCGACCATTTTGCGCGATGTGGTGGATGAATACGTCGCTGGAAGAAGCGGCAAAAAAGCCGGTTTTAAAATCCACAAAATTATCCTGTTCGGCAGTTATGCCAAAGGTAACTGGGTCAATGACCCGGCCAACGGCTATGTCAGCGATTATGATGTGCTGGTGATCGTCAATCGCTTCGAACTGGTGGAAGAATTCACCCTGTGGAGTCTGGCGGAAGACCGTATCAGCCGTCGCATCCCCAAAACACCGCTGGGGCTGATTGTTCACACCCTCGGCGAAGTCAATCAATGGCTACACGACGGGCACTATTTCTTTCGGGATATCCGCGAACAAGGTATCGAGTTGTACAGTGCCGATGGCCGGGAACTGGCACTACCGGGGGATCTGACGGCCGAAGAAAGTCAGCAGATTGCGCAAAATCATTTTGATCGTTGGTTCAAAAGTGTGCTCGACTGTCTGAATGTCTTTCAGATCATTTTCAAGAATCCACAGTTTGAGCTGGCAAAAGCAGCCTTTGAACTTCATCAAGCCACCGAGCGTCTGCTTGCCTGTACCCTGTTAGTGTGTACCAACTATCTGCCTAAAACCCACGATCTGGAAAAACTGCGCGCCTTCTGTGCCGGACAAGACGAACGATTCGCCCGCCTCTTCCCTGCCGACAACCAGTTCCGTCGCCGCAGCTTCCACCGCCTCAAACGCGCCTACGTCGATGCCCGCTACTCGGAGCATTACGAAATCACCGTCGAAGAGCTGGACTATCTGGCCGAAGAGGTTGAAAAACTTAAAATGCTGACCGAAGAGGTTTGTCGGGGAAGGATTGGAGAGAATATTGAATCGCAAAGGGAGAAATAA
- a CDS encoding helix-turn-helix domain-containing protein, translating into MLSLYTAYDVQLELKTFIKQSRKQQKLTVEALAKRSGVPYSTIRKFESSGNISLRQFLMLFEAVGDLSQIRALTQTHQSEPKSIDEVLKDA; encoded by the coding sequence ATGCTTTCTTTATATACCGCCTATGATGTTCAGCTTGAACTGAAAACATTCATCAAACAATCCCGCAAGCAACAAAAGCTCACCGTAGAAGCGTTGGCAAAACGTTCCGGTGTGCCTTACAGCACGATCAGAAAATTTGAAAGCAGTGGTAATATCTCTCTCCGGCAGTTTCTGATGTTATTTGAAGCAGTCGGTGATCTCAGCCAAATCAGAGCACTCACTCAGACGCACCAGTCGGAACCCAAAAGTATTGACGAGGTTTTAAAAGATGCTTAA
- a CDS encoding putative quinol monooxygenase → MYVVTVTFTLVPESFESFIKLAKENADIAKDDPGCLQFDICWNDKEKQVFFYELYGSEEEFNECLQTEHSLIFEQKIGPMIAEKKSKTFSQIHMA, encoded by the coding sequence ATGTACGTTGTGACGGTAACTTTCACTCTTGTTCCCGAGTCATTTGAATCATTTATTAAGCTCGCTAAAGAAAACGCTGATATCGCAAAAGATGATCCCGGATGTCTTCAGTTTGATATCTGCTGGAATGACAAAGAGAAACAGGTCTTTTTCTATGAACTTTATGGGTCGGAAGAAGAATTCAATGAATGTCTGCAAACCGAGCATTCGCTCATCTTTGAGCAAAAAATAGGGCCCATGATTGCAGAGAAAAAATCCAAAACATTTTCTCAAATCCATATGGCATAG
- a CDS encoding CaiB/BaiF CoA transferase family protein: MLKQPPPLKGIRVIDYSHFLAGPYVSRCLAALGAEVIKVERPKAGDAGRNHPYFIKGHSGYFLQQNMGKKGLCVNAKDPRGLEFIKKLTKTADVFIENYRPGALKKLGLGYDTLAEENPGLIYCSISAYGQTGPDSERAGFGLIAEAKSGAMDLIGQPNDVPPLMRMPVADMYAGSHGVSAVCAALFSRHTTGIGQHIDIALYDCMVSMHDFAVQFHTLSDGTDVVKRSGNHLPQSTLYGVFPASDGAIVIAAQVNEVWQQLAHLIGGEELANDTRFQTAENRNTNSQAAVDLVKSWAKHRTVANCIELLEKANVPNAPVQTIKQVLADPQIHARRMIIEQEHPELGTILMPNVPFNFSNIEPQRLDIAPNLGQHNQDIAESIGYTDEEIKALENDGVLYQVPLKDETN, translated from the coding sequence ATGCTAAAACAACCGCCCCCTCTAAAAGGGATCCGAGTCATTGATTACAGTCACTTTCTCGCAGGTCCTTATGTTTCACGCTGTTTAGCCGCGTTAGGTGCCGAAGTCATTAAGGTTGAGCGTCCCAAAGCAGGCGACGCAGGACGAAACCATCCCTATTTTATCAAAGGACACAGTGGGTATTTTCTACAGCAAAATATGGGGAAAAAAGGACTATGTGTAAACGCCAAAGATCCTCGTGGTCTGGAATTCATCAAAAAGCTGACGAAAACGGCTGATGTCTTTATCGAAAACTACAGACCCGGCGCTCTAAAAAAACTAGGATTGGGATACGACACACTAGCAGAAGAGAATCCGGGCTTAATCTACTGCTCTATCTCAGCCTACGGACAAACTGGACCTGATTCCGAGCGTGCAGGTTTTGGTTTAATTGCAGAGGCAAAAAGTGGTGCAATGGATCTCATTGGCCAACCAAATGATGTGCCACCACTGATGAGAATGCCTGTCGCTGATATGTATGCGGGTAGTCATGGTGTTTCTGCGGTATGTGCAGCTTTATTTAGTCGCCATACAACCGGTATTGGCCAACATATTGATATTGCATTATATGACTGTATGGTTTCAATGCATGATTTTGCAGTACAGTTCCATACCCTGAGCGATGGTACCGATGTGGTGAAGCGAAGTGGTAACCATTTGCCTCAATCCACCCTTTATGGTGTATTTCCTGCTTCTGATGGTGCTATCGTCATTGCTGCACAAGTGAATGAAGTTTGGCAACAATTGGCGCACCTCATTGGGGGTGAAGAACTCGCCAACGATACTCGCTTTCAGACAGCAGAAAATCGTAATACAAATAGTCAAGCTGCTGTTGACTTGGTCAAATCCTGGGCAAAACACCGAACAGTCGCAAACTGTATTGAGCTTCTTGAAAAAGCGAATGTGCCTAACGCCCCAGTCCAGACAATCAAACAAGTATTGGCAGACCCACAGATTCATGCACGTCGAATGATCATTGAACAGGAACATCCAGAATTAGGTACCATTTTGATGCCCAATGTTCCTTTTAATTTCTCCAATATTGAACCTCAACGGTTAGATATCGCACCAAATCTTGGTCAACATAATCAGGATATTGCCGAAAGTATCGGCTACACCGATGAAGAAATTAAGGCATTGGAAAATGATGGTGTTTTATATCAAGTCCCCCTTAAAGATGAAACTAACTGA
- a CDS encoding HVO_A0114 family putative DNA-binding protein gives MKARIGIMSEALIRFRLLAIAQGKYVPQADEPKVWYTSVNAVAQILRPENIALLRLIETEKPASLTALAKISGRAKSNLSNTLKTLSEKGFVRMEPTTGKALKPVAIYTDFEIISDSALEQKLLKLMASMSAA, from the coding sequence ATGAAAGCCAGAATCGGCATTATGTCTGAAGCACTGATTCGTTTCCGTCTGCTGGCGATCGCGCAGGGGAAATATGTGCCGCAAGCGGACGAGCCGAAGGTTTGGTACACATCGGTCAATGCGGTAGCACAGATTTTAAGGCCGGAGAATATCGCCTTATTACGCCTGATTGAGACGGAAAAACCGGCAAGCCTGACTGCGTTGGCCAAAATCTCCGGTCGGGCCAAATCTAACTTATCCAACACGTTGAAAACGCTTAGTGAAAAAGGTTTCGTCCGCATGGAGCCGACGACCGGTAAAGCTCTGAAACCGGTGGCGATTTATACGGATTTTGAGATTATTTCGGACTCTGCACTTGAGCAAAAGTTATTGAAATTAATGGCTTCGATGTCAGCGGCCTGA
- a CDS encoding very short patch repair endonuclease, with protein sequence MDIHDKETRSKNMKAVKAGGTTPEILLRNVLSGRGLFYQICPQELPGKLDLYFPEYKAAVFVHGCFWHAHNCKHFRLPQTRKDFWSQKLNKNVQRDSDTTKKLCDMGTRVLIVWECSVSGSWKLPEGTLGLLVITWLKSGTPIGIIDTQGLHNFTSYEHIPDEMTWFHAKKS encoded by the coding sequence GTGGATATTCATGATAAAGAAACCCGAAGTAAGAATATGAAGGCTGTTAAAGCTGGTGGCACTACACCGGAAATCTTGTTACGTAATGTCCTCAGTGGCAGAGGACTTTTTTATCAGATTTGCCCTCAAGAGCTTCCGGGAAAACTGGATCTCTATTTTCCTGAATATAAAGCGGCAGTTTTTGTACACGGCTGTTTTTGGCATGCGCATAATTGCAAACACTTCAGGTTGCCGCAAACCCGGAAGGATTTTTGGAGCCAAAAGCTAAATAAAAATGTACAAAGGGATTCGGACACCACAAAGAAACTGTGTGATATGGGGACTCGGGTTTTGATTGTCTGGGAATGTTCTGTTTCGGGAAGCTGGAAACTACCTGAAGGTACTCTCGGATTGCTTGTGATTACATGGTTAAAAAGCGGGACGCCTATAGGAATCATCGACACTCAGGGATTGCATAATTTTACTTCTTATGAACATATCCCGGATGAGATGACATGGTTTCATGCAAAGAAGAGCTGA
- a CDS encoding DNA cytosine methyltransferase, giving the protein MSFTAIDLFAGAGGFTLSAIEAGVDVLAAIEFDKAAAYTYRKNFIEQQQRDITLLNDDINQISPRELRQELGLEVSELDLILGGPPCQGFSTHRIKNAGVGDPRNSLLLRYFEFVHEFRPKIFLVENVSGLLWKRHEEYLKKFLALADKENYEIKFCNALNAKDYGVPQNRKRVFIYGVRRDSDVINISFPPAPTHFSPGSGKFPRWRAASCAFEPIPDYLYHAYWDEYFRKKTDLTYEQTMELLGELEYGTPVEKDDVCGVHMVPTKLMEERFIDTPLNGSREDAGERHRLRCHSGGYKGHKDVYGRVLIHLPSNTITTGCHNPSKGRFIHPWENHGITLRHAARLQSFPDSFNFFGNSTEQARQIGNAIPPLLGTILIREICSRLK; this is encoded by the coding sequence ATGTCTTTTACAGCGATTGATTTATTTGCCGGCGCGGGTGGTTTTACACTTTCTGCTATTGAGGCGGGTGTGGATGTTCTGGCTGCTATCGAGTTTGATAAAGCAGCTGCATACACATACAGAAAGAATTTTATTGAGCAGCAGCAACGTGATATCACTCTGTTGAATGATGACATCAATCAAATTTCTCCTCGTGAGTTACGTCAAGAGTTGGGGTTGGAAGTTTCGGAGTTAGATCTCATTCTCGGAGGGCCGCCGTGTCAGGGGTTTTCGACACATCGCATCAAAAATGCCGGAGTCGGTGACCCGAGGAATTCCTTATTGCTCCGTTATTTTGAATTTGTACATGAATTTCGTCCGAAAATTTTTCTTGTGGAGAATGTCTCCGGTTTGCTTTGGAAGCGCCATGAGGAGTATCTGAAGAAATTTTTAGCATTAGCCGATAAAGAAAATTATGAAATAAAGTTTTGTAATGCTCTTAACGCGAAGGATTATGGTGTTCCTCAAAATCGTAAGCGTGTTTTCATATACGGTGTCCGAAGAGATTCGGATGTGATAAATATCAGTTTCCCGCCTGCTCCTACTCATTTTTCTCCCGGTTCCGGTAAATTTCCCCGGTGGCGGGCTGCTTCTTGCGCTTTTGAGCCTATTCCTGATTATTTGTATCACGCTTATTGGGATGAGTATTTCCGTAAAAAAACGGATCTGACTTATGAACAAACCATGGAATTACTCGGAGAATTAGAGTACGGGACTCCGGTAGAAAAAGATGATGTGTGCGGTGTTCATATGGTACCGACAAAGTTAATGGAGGAGCGATTCATCGATACGCCGCTGAACGGAAGTCGGGAAGATGCCGGAGAAAGGCACAGGTTGAGATGCCACTCCGGCGGATATAAAGGACATAAAGATGTGTACGGAAGGGTTCTTATCCACTTGCCGAGTAATACGATTACAACCGGTTGTCATAACCCTTCAAAAGGGCGCTTCATCCATCCTTGGGAAAATCATGGTATCACGCTACGTCATGCTGCCCGTTTGCAATCATTCCCCGACTCTTTTAATTTTTTCGGTAATTCCACGGAACAAGCAAGACAGATTGGTAATGCCATTCCTCCTCTCCTCGGGACGATATTAATCAGAGAGATATGCAGTAGATTGAAATAA
- a CDS encoding type II toxin-antitoxin system HipA family toxin: MLNAPLYVKRTLSDGKKITVGTLAENKNGTYFQYDTTYLQQHPTSLAPFNLKADLTLQKAPKHPHYGLHGVFADSLPDGWGLYLMDRVFRKHGYNPQLITALERLAYIGDQCLGALSYEPEIQLTDPDTADVNLMQLGKEAIKEFEGTESHLIEHLMNAGGSGGARPKMNVTQCSDGRYSTHPDAIGKKLIVKLTSEKFALKHAESLVEFTYMTMAKNLGIEVPEFALIDAGDGQFWLQQTRFDCTDKGRYHMISASGLLDASFREPSLDYVDLIKATRLLCNPDEARKMLKRALFNFMTVNQDDHAKNFAFLADDNDQWRLSPFYDVVYSPSPYQEHMTAFHGNGRNPAKALEQMAGQAGYSSVKPLLEMMEEIYSETRNFRTRARHLGLPEHLIKEIGQQIDARWKQIQ, encoded by the coding sequence ATGCTTAATGCGCCGCTGTACGTCAAAAGAACTTTATCCGACGGGAAGAAAATCACCGTCGGCACCCTTGCCGAAAATAAAAACGGCACTTACTTTCAATATGATACTACCTATCTGCAACAGCATCCGACGTCGCTTGCTCCTTTCAATCTCAAAGCAGATCTGACGCTGCAAAAAGCACCGAAGCATCCACATTACGGTCTGCATGGTGTCTTTGCCGACAGTTTACCGGACGGCTGGGGTCTCTACCTGATGGATCGGGTTTTCAGAAAGCATGGTTACAATCCTCAGTTGATTACTGCTTTAGAGCGGCTTGCTTACATCGGTGATCAATGTCTCGGCGCACTGTCTTATGAACCGGAGATTCAACTGACAGACCCCGATACTGCTGATGTAAATCTTATGCAGCTAGGTAAAGAGGCAATAAAAGAGTTTGAAGGCACTGAATCACATCTGATTGAGCATTTAATGAATGCAGGCGGGTCCGGTGGTGCCCGCCCAAAAATGAACGTCACCCAATGTAGTGACGGCCGATATTCTACCCATCCGGATGCTATCGGTAAAAAGCTGATCGTCAAACTTACCTCCGAGAAATTTGCGTTAAAACATGCGGAAAGTCTGGTGGAATTCACCTATATGACGATGGCGAAAAATCTGGGAATCGAAGTCCCTGAGTTTGCGCTGATCGATGCTGGTGACGGCCAGTTCTGGTTGCAGCAAACTCGCTTTGACTGCACAGACAAAGGCCGCTATCACATGATCTCTGCCAGTGGACTACTGGATGCCTCATTCCGGGAACCATCATTGGATTATGTTGATCTCATTAAAGCAACCCGGTTGTTATGTAATCCGGATGAAGCTAGAAAGATGCTCAAAAGAGCACTATTTAATTTTATGACCGTCAATCAGGACGATCACGCAAAAAACTTTGCCTTTCTCGCAGACGACAATGATCAGTGGCGGCTGTCACCTTTTTACGATGTTGTCTACAGTCCATCCCCCTATCAGGAGCACATGACAGCCTTTCACGGCAATGGTAGAAATCCCGCAAAAGCGCTGGAACAGATGGCCGGGCAAGCCGGGTATTCCAGTGTAAAACCGCTGCTGGAAATGATGGAGGAAATTTATAGTGAGACCCGGAATTTTAGAACGCGAGCCAGACATCTTGGACTCCCCGAACACTTGATCAAAGAAATCGGGCAGCAAATAGATGCCCGCTGGAAGCAGATCCAATGA